The Candidatus Culexarchaeum yellowstonense genome includes a window with the following:
- a CDS encoding helix-turn-helix transcriptional regulator translates to MCHRHEEEEGHEGCHHEHEEEGHEYWRHRRIGGLAHILILKTLKEKNASGSEIHEKITKEYEVEIPKPMIYMILRRMERMGLVTSKWETGETGPAKRIYTITEEGLDILEREMERIRRLKELAEKILK, encoded by the coding sequence ATGTGCCACAGACATGAAGAAGAAGAGGGGCATGAAGGCTGCCACCACGAACATGAAGAAGAGGGACATGAATACTGGCGCCATCGAAGAATAGGAGGATTAGCCCACATACTAATACTCAAAACACTAAAAGAGAAGAATGCCAGCGGAAGCGAAATACACGAGAAAATCACAAAAGAATACGAAGTGGAAATACCCAAACCCATGATATACATGATCCTAAGAAGAATGGAGAGAATGGGACTAGTAACATCCAAATGGGAAACAGGGGAAACTGGACCAGCAAAAAGAATATACACAATAACAGAAGAAGGCCTAGACATACTGGAAAGGGAAATGGAAAGAATAAGAAGGCTAAAGGAGCTAGCGGAAAAGATACTCAAATAA